From a single Erpetoichthys calabaricus chromosome 1, fErpCal1.3, whole genome shotgun sequence genomic region:
- the prx gene encoding neuroblast differentiation-associated protein AHNAK isoform X12, giving the protein MAMPMEITVVQETLKKSELMEVVVETEAEAGARGFSVSGGGAQGIFVKEVLKDSPAAKALSLREGDQLLSARVYFDNVKYEDALKILQCAEPYKVSFLLKRNVPSADISTSSGSASLEVKGPKAKMPKLSVKSIAPLRKKKKKAKAGSRLSAEVTLPASGKFKREASPAKFELSPVDVEFAFPKFPKLKGVSKTTTEGDISLKSPEIQASVARRKKKKIRLPRMRVKDAAAARAVVDVDLKSPEGKVELGTPETKVKTKEKSTKFGISFPKTKKPKVDAGLSCLEASKGISPPGIKLKPPEVEFDFSLPTGKADSKTAKGEVSKEDVKIKTPKVELDFGLPSGKAEAKISHPDINVKDTMKEGIKFKAPKLDLDISLPKGKVEDTIAMPEAEVKSKDGFKFKPPKLDLDLSLPAGSVDSTEGDLDKDGRLRMPQVKIPKIGVSLPSAEFEGDTSKDRYKRDSYGKEDKHKAGLKMPSIDIDAPSLNIEIGLPTSKADSEGDVKFHPSEGSTGAGLKAPDVEIKMPKMTLPKFSGAEGEIKAPKTDVHRGKMEIEGPDFKLKGPKIKMPSFGVTLPTKTRDKSQAEHEHMIHEDGETGKIKLPTVKMPSIDISVPVPDVDLHLPKGKTSGPEAGIDKKIHHSQEELDIKMKMPKISIPKFSMFGKLETPSADVNVSPPKVDVKSPKADLTLRDIEVEGPSAKGANITMPKIDISLPKIKSPDMDLNMPELDIEGPSIKGPKISMPTVDISLPKMKHPEGHLDFEGPSVKGPNISMPTVDISLPKMKHPEGHLDIEGPSVKGPKISMPTVDISVPKMKHPEADLDIEGPFVKGPKISMPKFDISVPKIKHPEVDLNIEGPSVKGPKISMPTVDISVPKIKHPEVDLNIEGPSVKGPKIAMPTVDISLPKIKHPEADLDIEGPSVKGPKISMPKFDISLPKMKHPEADLDIEGPSVKGPKIAMPTVDISLPKMKHPEAGLDIDDLSVKGPKISMPKFDISLPKMKHPETDLDIEGPSVKGPKIAMPTVDISLPKMKHPEADLDIEGPSVKGPKIAMPTVDISLPKMKHPEADLDIEGPSVKGPKISMPKFDISLPKMKHPEADLNIEGPSVKGPKISMPKFDISLPKMKHPEADLNIEGPSVKGPKIAMPTVDISLPKMKHPEADLNIEGPSLKGPKISMPTVDISLPKMQHPEADLDIKGPSLKGPKISMPTVNISLPKMKHPEVDLDIQDPSLKGPKITMPEVDISLPKMKHPEVDLNAEGPSVKGPKIVMPTVDISLPTIKPSDTELDIEGPSLKGPKIGIPKVDISLPKRKSAEIGVSVPEGDTNLSMPSMKIPTIDINMPKIDLDLSISKTMEGASMELPESTTGRNFEGPDIHLKMPKISLPTFGVKDNAEAECKGDVKLPKAKVDKKASEFEGSKPKLPTIKVPGLDISVPEVPDVDINIKAPKSKSDYTVEGDISGKQHDFNIKGPNVKIEMPKLPKFKKDKSNVEVQPPHVDIESGDAKMKGLKIKMPKFGLSFPKGKLKEGEVDVSGQMKASGKMPEGKIKFPKEKHSMEMPDVNTDTTDGKIKLPSVALPSVDISAPKMDIDFSLPKGKRGDKEQVGLLKGEDERLSSGASFDVPDVSLKIPKFTLPKFAGKVKTDNVELDSKHLKADIQPSPAKVDIEGKFPSVEFDVDGKPKEKDMKIKMPKMKIPTFGITKKDEDVTVITPDVDTKIKKGKVQMKSPTIELEGPEGKVKSPKIKFPKFKISSPKTKLPDAEVKIGTEKGVKEGVQTPDVTIDMPKISMPKFGTKDGKMNVDVSVPEEGKLKMPSLEISLPTVSHKEGEVLLPKAEVDVSEADIKGYEGDLKIPKMPSLDISAPKFELDISLPKVKDDSALDPKLDIKAKKEGDLDGTDWKLKMPQVDLPKFGHKEKNINLELDIPAGKADAKIAKPEISISKASVDVPDFEMQGAEGRIKMPKIKMPKVDISLPKGDGVTESEDKITRPEFEDPAADGKIKLPSFGKLSAPTVKAPELDFELSLRKPKHETEIEGNWKGRKGAETDLGVTSEKSEYYIKMPKMKMPELSISGPQIKGSDLEIDVGLSKLDTGKEKIKGDLPKIQGSPGVTIKAPKIKAPKVDADVKAPEADIEGTSGKFKMKIPKFGLSTTKDEGEVNVDLQQETKFKVPDVGFSVTKDGDHSTNIDLSLPKDSKVKGPKKEGKLEVDLPSVELDIPEGGIKVPKLKIPKIGVMTSKEMLEGEVAFVSDSEEAEEKAKKHHFKFPNVEISSSKPKGYAEVDVKTSGRDMDLEGQTDGLKLKMPKITVPSVGFSDSKDQHYSTELITPDSDADIKIPKIDIKVPKIDINIPKVEIKAPAVNVKAPEEESLEMDEEHKSKVKLPEFGIALPSVTRLETETSDVKLKVKGPQIKVKNAEAISKSPQSDGDAEGPKMPKVKKAVFAFPRFNGADASLSHSQGEVNLGAGETKTRVPKIKMKPTFGKLRSKTKGAEVNGDAEEIDGEEDEKHKTGKMKIPKVTLAVSAKTSDGAGYHVNGQSDPASTNASQQDKSKFGKMKIPKIEFSSPYSKGAVDEGEAEMNMKLVKEEEASMSNGDSKGLKFKSPKITFSGFKKKTGKEEIEKPVSSSARTEMACLESGDKPISQSPKPKVSIGLFSSKSRGEYTVEQRTNGQEAQEESGKHHLEGRGDKSPKFKLPKFSLSPKSKGVLVITPESSPKASQRSSQQKEGEESSSGFKIQMPRVGFKSRQDEHTSEERIIMDDEDESVIIVSKTSKHTITESVTEKSTTI; this is encoded by the exons GAGATCAGCTGCTTAGTGCCAGGGTGTACTTTGACAATGTCAAATATGAAGATGCCCTGAAGATTCTTCAGTGTGCTGAGCCATACAAAGTATCGTTCCTGCTGAAGCGCAACGTTCCCAGCGCAGACATCAGCACCTCGTCAGGCTCAGCCAGCCTGGAAGTCAAAGGTCCCAAAGCCAAGATGCCAAAACTG AGTGTTAAAAGCATTGCTCctttgagaaagaaaaagaagaaagccaAGGCCGGTTCAAGGTTAAGTGCAGAAGTAACTCTTCCTGCATCAGGCAAATTCAAGAGGGAGGCCTCACCAGCTAAGTTCGAGCTGAGTCCAGTGGATGTGGAATTTGCCTTCCCAAAATTTCCAAAGCTGAAAGGTGTGAGCAAGACAACCACGGAAGGCGATATTAGCCTCAAAAGTCCAGAGATACAAGCTAGCGTTGCAAGacggaagaaaaagaaaatcagattaCCTAGAATGAGAGTAAAagatgcagcagcagcaagagctgtggtggatgtggatctaaaatcACCAGAAGGGAAGGTAGAACTGGGTACCCCAGAAACTAAAgtcaaaactaaagaaaaatccacaaaattTGGAATTTCTTTTCCAAAAACTAAGAAACCAAAAGTTGATGCAGGACTTTCATGCTTAGAGGCAAGCAAAGGGATAAGTCCACCTGGAATCAAATTAAAGCCTCCAGAAGTAGAGTTTGACTTTAGCCTCCCAACTGGAAAAGCAGATTCTAAGACTGCTAAAGGGGAGGTGAGTAAGGAAGATGTCAAAATCAAGACGCCTAAAGTGGAGCTTGATTTTGGTTTGCCCTCAGGCAAAGCTGAAGCCAAAATATCCCACCCAGATATTAATGTTAAGGACACAATGAAAGAAGGCATTAAATTTAAAGCACCAAAACTTGATCTGGATATCAGTTTACCAAAAGGAAAGGTAGAGGATACAATAGCTATGCCAGAGGCTGAGGTGAAAAGTAAAGATGGTTTTAAATTTAAGCCGCCTAAATTGGATCTTGATCTTAGTCTGCCTGCAGGGAGTGTTGACTCAACTGAAGGAGACCTAGATAAGGATGGAAGGCTCAGAATGCCTCAAGTGAAGATTCCAAAAATAGGGGTTTCCTTACCATCTGCTGAATTTGAGGGTGACACTTCCAAAGACAGATACAAAAGAGATTCTTACGGCAAGGAAGACAAGCATAAAGCTGGACTAAAGATGCCGTCTATTGACATTGATGCGCCATCATTAAACATTGAAATTGGCTTGCCAACATCTAAAGCAGACAGTGAAGGAGATGTGAAATTTCATCCATCTGAGGGTAGTACAGGAGCTGGTTTGAAGGCTCCTGATGTTGAAATAAAAATGCCAAAGATGACACTTCCAAAATTTAGTGGAGCTGAGGGAGAAATTAAAGCTCCAAAGACAGACGTGCATCGTGGTAAAATGGAAATAGAAGGTCCAGATTTTAAACTAAAGGGGCCCAAAATAAAGATGCCATCATTTGGTGTTACCTTACCTACAAAGACAAGAGATAAATCTCAGGCAGAACATGAGCACATGATTCATGAAGATGGTGAAACAGGAAAAATTAAGTTACCAACTGTCAAAATGCCTTCCATTGATATCTCGGTGCCAGTTCCAGATGTGGACTTGCATCTTCCTAAAGGAAAGACAAGTGGACCAGAAGCTGGCATAGATAAAAAAATTCATCACAGCCAGGAAGAGTtggatataaaaatgaaaatgccaaAAATATCCATTCCAAAGTTCTCCATGTTTGGCAAGTTAGAAACACCATCAGCTGATGTAAATGTTTCCCCTCCTAAAGTAGATGTTAAATCTCCAAAAGCGGATCTGACTCTCAGAGACATTGAAGTTGAGGGGCCTTCTGCTAAAGGAGCTAATATAACAATGCCAAAAATTGATATTTCTCTACCCAAAATAAAGTCACCGGATATGGATCTGAACATGCCTGAACTAGATATAGAGGGTCCTTCCATAAAGGGGCCTAAGATATCCATGCCAACAGTTGACATTTCTCTTCCCAAAATGAAACATCCAGAAGGACACTTGGATTTTGAAGGTCCTTCGGTAAAGGGGCCTAATATATCAATGCCAACAGTTGACATTTCTCTTCCCAAAATGAAACATCCAGAAGGACACTTGGATATTGAAGGTCCTTCTGTAAAGGGGCCTAAGATATCAATGCCAACAGTTGACATTTCTGTACCAAAAATGAAACACCCAGAGGCAGATCTGGATATTGAAGGTCCTTTTGTTAAGGGTCCTAAGATATCAATGCCAAAATTTGACATTTCTGTACCAAAAATAAAACATCCAGAAGTAGATCTGAATATTGAAGGTCCTTCTGTAAAGGGGCCTAAGATATCAATGCCAACAGTAGACATTTCTGTACCAAAAATAAAACATCCAGAAGTAGATCTGAATATTGAAGGTCCTTCTGTAAAGGGCCCAAAGATAGCGATGCCAACAGTTGACATTTCCTTACCAAAAATTAAACATCCAGAAGCAGATCTGGATATTGAAG GTCCTTCTGTTAAGGGTCCTAAGATATCAATGCCAAAATTTGACATTTCCTTACCAAAAATGAAACACCCAGAGGCAGATCTGGATATCGAAGGTCCTTCTGTAAAGGGTCCTAAGATAGCCATGCCAACAGTTGACATTTCCTTACCAAAAATGAAACACCCAGAGGCAGGTCTGGATATTGATGATCTATCTGTAAAAGGCCCTAAAATATCCATGCCAAAATTTGATATTTCCTTACCAAAAATGAAACACCCAGAAACAGATCTGGATATTGAAGGTCCTTCTGTAAAGGGGCCAAAGATAGCCATGCCAACAGTTGACATTTCCTTACCAAAAATGAAACACCCAGAGGCAGATCTGGATATTGAAGGTCCTTCTGTAAAGGGTCCTAAGATAGCCATGCCAACAGTTGACATATCCTTACCAAAAATGAAACACCCAGAGGCAGATCTGGATATTGAAGGTCCTTCTGTAAAGGGTCCTAAGATATCAATGCCAAAATTTGACATTTCATTACCAAAAATGAAACACCCAGAGGCAGATCTGAATATTGAAG GTCCTTCTGTAAAGGGTCCTAAGATATCAATGCCAAAATTTGACATTTCATTACCAAAAATGAAACACCCAGAGGCAGATCTGAATATTGAAGGTCCTTCTGTAAAGGGCCCTAAGATAGCCATGCCAACAGTTGACATTTCCCTTCCCAAAATGAAACATCCGGAAGCAGATCTGAATATTGAAGGTCCTTCTCTAAAGGGGCCTAAGATATCAATGCCAACAGTTGATATTTCCTTACCAAAGATGCAACATCCAGAGGCAGACCTGGATATCAAAGGTCCTTCACTAAAAGGTCCTAAGATATCAATGCCAACAGTTAATATTTCCCTTCCCAAAATGAAACACCCCGAAGTAGATCTGGATATACAAGATCCTTCACTAAAAGGGCCTAAGATAACCATGCCAGAAGTTGACATTTCCCTACCCAAAATGAAACACCCTGAAGTAGACCTGAATGCTGAGGGTCCTTCTGTAAAGGGGCCTAAGATAGTGATGCCAACAGTTGACATTTCCCTTCCAACAATAAAGCCTTCAGACACAGAACTAGATATTGAGGGACCTTCTTTAAAAGGACCCAAAATAGGCATTCCAAAAGTTGACATCTCCCTTCCAAAACGAAAGTCAGCTGAAATAGGTGTGTCAGTGCCTGAAGGAGACACCAATCTCAGCATGCCATCAATGAAAATTCCAACCATTGACATCAACATGCCTAAAATAGATCTTGATTTAagtatttcaaagaccatggaaGGTGCAAGCATGGAGTTGCCTGAATCTACTACTGGTAGAAACTTCGAAGGACCTGACATCCATCTCAAAATGCCTAAAATTTCTTTGCCAACATTTGGAGTCAAAGATAATGCTGAAGCAGAGTGTAAAGGTGATGTGAAACTCCCAAAAGCAAAAGTTGATAAGAAGGCTTCTGAGTTTGAAGGTAGTAAACCAAAGCTACCTACAATTAAGGTTCCTGGACTTGATATCTCTGTACCAGAAGTGCCTGATGTGGATATCAATATTAAAGCACCAAAGAGTAAGAGTGATTATACTGTTGAAGGAGACATCAGTGGAAAACAACATGATTTCAACATCAAGGGTCCCAATGTTAAGATTGAAATGCCTAAACTTCCAAAATTCAAGAAGGATAAAAGTAATGTGGAAGTTCAACCACCTCATGTTGATATTGAAAGCGGTGATGCCAAAATGAAAGGACTTAAAATTAAGATGCCCAAATTtggcctttcctttcccaagggTAAACTAAAAGAAGGTGAAGTTGACGTTTCAGGACAGATGAAGGCCAGTGGGAAGATGCCAGAAGGGAAGATTAAATTCCCAAAAGAAAAGCATTCAATGGAAATGCCTGATGTGAATACAGATACCACCGATGGAAAGATAAAGCTTCCATCAGTGGCATTGCCGTCTGTTGATATCTCAGCTCCAAAGATGGACATTGACTTCAGCTTACCTAAAGGTAAAAGGGGTGACAAGGAGCAAGTAGGGCTGTTAAAGGGAGAAGATGAGAGACTTTCTTCTGGAGCCAGTTTTGATGTCCCAGATGTATCGCTGAAAATACCCAAGTTTACACTCCCGAAATTTGCgggcaaagtaaaaacagataatgTTGAACTGGACAGCAAGCATCTCAAAGCTGATATACAGCCTAGCCCTGCAAAGGTAGATATAGAAGGCAAATTTCCTTCAGTAGAATTTGATGTTGATGGCAAACCGAAAGAAAAAGATATGAAGATAAAAATGCCTAAAATGAAAATTCCTACTTTTGGTATTACAAAGAAGGATGAGGATGTAACTGTGATCACCCCAGATGTTGATACaaagattaaaaaaggaaaagtgcAAATGAAAAGCCCCACTATTGAACTTGAAGGCCCAGAGGGGAAAGTTAAATCACCAAAAATCAAATTCCCCAAATTTAAAATTTCATCACCAAAGACAAAACTGCCTGATGCCGAGGTTAAGATTGGTACTGAGAAAGGAGTTAAAGAGGGTGTTCAAACTCCAGATGTAACGATTGACATGCCTAAGATTTCAATGCCAAAATTTGGAACCAAAGATGGAAAAATGAATGTTGATGTCAGTGTACCTGAGGAAGGAAAACTTAAAATGCCATCTCTTGAAATTTCCCTCCCTACAGTTTCACATAAAGAGGGTGAGGTGCTGCTGCCAAAGGCAGAGGTTGATGTATCTGAAGCAGACATTAAAGGATATGAAGGTGATCTTAAAATCCCTAAAATGCCAAGTCTTGACATCTCTGCCCCCAAGTTTGAACTTGATATAAGTTTGCCTAAAGTTAAAGATGACTCTGCCTTAGATCCTAAGCTAGATATTAAAGCCAAGAAAGAAGGTGATCTTGATGGAACTGATTGGAAATTAAAAATGCCTCAAGTCGACTTACCTAAATTTGGCCACAAAGAAAAGAATATCAATCTGGAGCTTGACATTCCTGCAGGTAAAGCTGATGCTAAAATTGCTAAGCCTGAAATTTCCATATCAAAAGCAAGCGTAGATGTTCCTGACTTTGAAATGCAAGGCGCGGAAGGCAGGATTAAGATGCCAAAAATTAAAATGCCTAAAGTGGATATTTCTTTGCCCAAGGGGGATGGTGTTACAGAGAGTGAAGATAAGATTACAAGACCTGAGTTTGAAGATCCTGCTGCGGACGGCAAGATAAAGTTGCCTTCATTTGGAAAACTCTCCGCTCCTACGGTAAAAGCACCTGAACTGGACTTTGAACTCAGCTTGAGAAAACCTAAACATGAAACAGAAATAGAAGGTAACTGGAAAGGGAGAAAGGGGGCTGAAACTGACTTGGGTGTTACTTCAGAAAAATCAGAGTATTATATCAAGATGCCCAAAATGAAAATGCCAGAACTATCCATTTCTGGTCCACAGATCAAAGGTAGTGATCTTGAAATTGATGTGGGACTGTCAAAGTTGGACACCGGAAAAGAGAAGATTAAGGGGGACTTACCCAAAATACAAGGAAGTCCAGGTGTCACAATTAAGGCCCCAAAGATCAAAGCCCCAAAAGTAGATGCAGATGTGAAGGCACCAGAGGCTGATATTGAAGGAACAAGtggaaaatttaaaatgaaaattccaAAGTTTGGTTTATCCACAACAAAAGATGAGGGTGAAGTTAATGTAGACTTGCAGCAGGAGACCAAGTTTAAGGTTCCAGATGTGGGATTTAGTGTGACAAAAGATGGAGACCACAGCACCAATATTGACCTTTCCCTTCCTAAGGACAGTAAAGTCAAAGGTCCTAAAAAGGAAGGTAAGCTTGAAGTTGATTTGCCATCTGTCGAACTGGACATCCCAGAAGGTGGTATCAAGGTGCCCAAATTAAAGATTCCTAAAATTGGCGTGATGACATCCAAAGAGATGTTAGAAGGAGAAGTTGCTTTTGTGTCAGActcagaagaagcagaagaaaaagCAAAGAAGCATCATTTCAAATTTCCCAATGTAGAAATTTCAAGCTCTAAACCTAAAGGGTATGCAGAAGTAGATGTCAAAACTTCTGGGAGAGATATGGACCTTGAAGGGCAAACAGATGGACTAAAGTTAAAAATGCCCAAAATCACAGTACCCTCTGTCGGTTTTTCAGATTCAAAAGACCAGCACTATTCAACAGAACTGATCACCCCAGATTCTGATGCAGACATCAAAATTCCAAAAATTGACATTAAGGTTCCAAAAATTGACATTAATATTCCAAAGGTCGAAATTAAAGCCCCGGCCGTCAATGTAAAGGCCCCAGAAGAGGAATCATTGGAGATGGATGAGGAACATAAGTCCAAAGTTAAACTACCAGAGTTTGGAATTGCACTTCCTTCTGTCACACGGTTAGAAACTGAAACATCAGACGTAAAGTTAAAAGTCAAAGGACcacaaatcaaagttaaaaatgcTGAAGCGATTTCCAAATCACCACAGTCTGATGGGGATGCTGAAGGGCCAAAGATGCCAAAAGTaaaaaaagctgtttttgctTTTCCAAGGTTTAATGGGGCAGATGCGTCATTGAGTCATTCTCAAGGAGAAGTGAATCTGGGGGCTGGAGAAACTAAAACCAGAGTtcccaaaatcaaaatgaaacccACCTTTGGAAAGTTGCGTTCCAAAACAAAAGGGGCAGAAGTGAATGGGGATGCAGAAGAAATAGATGGAGAGGAAGACGAAAAacataaaactggaaaaatgaagaTTCCAAAAGTCACACTTGCAGTCTCTGCGAAGACAAGTGATGGGGCGGGATATCATGTGAATGGACAAAGTGACCCTGCTTCAACGAATGCATCTCAGCAAGACAAGAGTAAATTTGGGAAGATGAAGATTCCCAAAATTGAATTTTCCTCACCCTATTCCAAGGGGGCAGTAGATGAAGGGGAGGCTGAAATGAACATGAAGCTGGTCAAGGAAGAGGAAGCATCAATGTCAAATGGAGACAGTAAGGGCTTAAAATTTAAATCtccaaaaatcacattttcaggctttaaaaagaaaactggcAAAGAAGAGATTGAAAAGCCAGTGTCTTCCAGTGCCAGGACTGAAATGGCCTGTCTAGAATCTGGGGATAAACCCATCTCACAGTCTCCCAAGCCCAAAGTTTCCATAGGTTTGTTTTCCAGCAAATCCAGAGGAGAATACACTGTGGAACAAAGAACCAATGGTCAGGAGGCCCAAGAAGAAAGTGGCAAACATCATCTGGAAGGTAGAGGAGACAAGTCCCCCAAGTTTAAGCTCCCGAAATTCTCCCTCAGCCCCAAATCAAAAGGGGTCCTGGTGATAACCCCTGAGAGTTCCCCAAAGGCAAGCCAACGTTCCTCACAACAAAAGGAAGGGGAAGAATCATCTTCTGGTTTTAAAATCCAGATGCCAAGGGTGGGATTTAAGTCCCGTCAAGACGAGCACACATCGGAGGAGCGGATAATCATGGATGATGAGGATGAAAGTGTGATCATCGTGTCTAAGACATCTAAACACACAATAACAGAATCAGTGACTGAAAAATCCACCACCATTTAA